In Polaromonas sp. JS666, one genomic interval encodes:
- a CDS encoding response regulator — MRLLIVDDSNMIRTRISRVVQNGGLKGVVLAGLAKNGVEAVRIAKATHPEVVTMDLTMPEMDGIECIQALLKFDPKINILVVSALSDKSTAIQALKLGARGFVAKPFTDEELQIALLDVADAR; from the coding sequence ATGCGACTGTTAATCGTTGACGACTCCAACATGATCCGGACCCGCATCTCGCGGGTGGTCCAGAACGGCGGCCTCAAGGGCGTTGTGCTCGCAGGCCTTGCCAAGAATGGCGTGGAGGCTGTGCGCATTGCCAAGGCCACGCATCCCGAGGTGGTCACCATGGACCTGACCATGCCCGAAATGGACGGCATCGAATGCATTCAGGCCCTGCTGAAGTTCGATCCGAAGATCAACATTCTGGTGGTCAGCGCACTGAGCGACAAATCAACCGCGATCCAGGCGCTCAAGCTGGGTGCGCGCGGCTTTGTTGCCAAACCTTTTACCGACGAAGAGCTGCAAATTGCATTGCTTGACGTTGCCGATGCCCGCTAA
- a CDS encoding chemotaxis protein CheX — MATLNETDLKLFIDSIRHYLKVTTRQEPQITSAFLGTGDVEGFEFNGLVTFSGSHNGHVIVSMPAKLVREILLLQHETDLSDSNLLDAVGEIANTLAGNARKALGPELQISVPIKLHGVQGIKARVRKHPYVITLSWNHYEALVSVDMERRH; from the coding sequence GTGGCCACGCTCAACGAAACCGACCTCAAACTGTTCATTGACTCCATCAGGCATTACCTGAAAGTCACCACCCGGCAAGAACCCCAGATCACCTCGGCCTTTCTCGGGACGGGGGATGTTGAAGGCTTTGAATTCAACGGCCTCGTCACTTTTTCAGGCAGCCACAATGGCCATGTCATCGTGTCGATGCCGGCCAAACTGGTGCGCGAAATTTTGCTGCTGCAGCACGAGACCGACCTGAGCGACAGCAACCTGCTGGACGCTGTCGGCGAAATCGCCAACACACTGGCCGGCAATGCCCGCAAGGCCCTGGGACCGGAACTCCAGATATCGGTTCCGATCAAGCTGCACGGCGTGCAAGGCATCAAAGCCAGGGTGCGCAAGCATCCGTACGTGATCACCCTGAGCTGGAACCACTACGAGGCCCTGGTGTCCGTGGACATGGAACGCAGGCACTGA